The sequence below is a genomic window from bacterium.
TTTGCGGTCGTTGAAGGAAATTACGTCACAGTTAGTACGCGCGCATTCCACAAGCTACCGGAAAAGTGGCAACGTGCGCGCGATGGTTCGACGGTTTTCCGTACCGTAGCCCACAGCATCAAAGGGGTACTCATCGGAGCGTTAGCAATCTGGCTGGCGATTCTCCTCATCCTGAAAGCGCGCAAAGGGGAAGTGCCGTGGCGAACGGCGTTCCAGCTCGCGCTGCTTCCCGGCGCACTCTTTCTCATCGGACAATTGAATCTCTTCCACACGATGAAGAGCGCTTACTTCATGAACATTGCAACGCCGTGGGCAGTATTCAAAATGTCGATTGTTATCGCTTGGCTGCTCAGTTCCATCGCGGTGTATTTCCTCTTTGTGTTGGCGATTGGATTTCTGCTCTCGCACTATCCGAATGCCATGACGCAAATACAAGGAATTGTGAAACGTCGCAATGCCGTGAATGCGCTATTGGCAGCTCTTGCCGCAGTTGGAGCGTTTTTGTTGCTGAGCGCCATCAAAGCGTGGCTCAACGCTTGGCAGCCGGCATGGATTGCATTCACCGGGTGGGGAATTCCCGATTTGCTGGAAGTACCGTTACCAATAACCGGCATGTTGTCGGAGTGGATTACCAAAGTATTTGCAATGCTCGCGATGATTGGATTTCTCGCGCACCTCTGGCAACATATTCTGCATAAGAGTTGGCAGCGCCGTTTCTTACTACTCTTCCTGTTGCTCATCATTCCCGCGCAGGCAGTCGATGGCGGAGAAATGCTGCTTGTTTTGATGAAACAAGCGCTCCTCATTGCTATCGTTTACTTGCTGTTCTCGAAAGTGTTTGCCGGGAATTATCTCGCAATCCTTGTCGCGGCAATCACACTTCCTGCACTCCGGTTGGGTGCCGATGCATTTTCGTATGGCAATATGAATGTATCGGTACAGGCGGCAATCTTCCTGCTCATTACAGTGGGTGGAACGATTGTGTGGTTATACTTGGGAAAGCAGCAGGTGAAGTCGTAGAAATATTTCTTAATCGTTTTCATCGTGTAACGCTGCGAGCAGCGATAACAAGCCTGCTCGTAGCATCACACGAATTTACGAATATTAATATTTCCTTTTGTTCGCAAAGTTACATTCACCGGAACGTACAATGATCGTCCAGCTAACAACATGCAAGCGTATTTTCGCGGTTGTTCTTCTACTTATTCTTAGTTCGGTGTCATTTTCGCAGATCTACACCGTCCACCAAATCCAATACAATCCATCCAACCCCGGTGGACCATCGCCCTATGTCTATCAACATTTACGAATCGCGGCAATCGTAACGGGTGTCGGAGTCAACACCGGTGCCGGTGGTACGAGGAGCTTCTTTGTACAGGATCGCGATACGACCGGGTATCACGGCTTATTAACCCGTACGACGAGAGAGCTCACTTTCAACGAGGGTGATAGCGTTTTCCTCACTGGAACAGTTGTTGAATGGAATGGGCAGACCCAACTTAATATTTTTACAACTGACACAATAATGGCGTTGCAACTTGATGTATGGGAACCTCTTCCCGCGAACGTAACCGTTTCGTCGATTGCAGTAGCATTCACCGCCGAACCATTCGAAGGCATGTTAGTTAAAGTATCAAATGTTCGAGTAACCGCTGTCGCTACCGATGGTGTTACCATCAGCGATGGCACTTCTTCGATTAACGTAAAAGGATTTGGGGTAGGCGGTCGGTGGAATCTGCCGCTCATGGTAGGGGATTCGTTGCAATCGATCACCGGAAATCTTCGCCAAATGACTCCTACGACATATCAGTTGGAACCCCGTTCGGACATCGATTTTGAGTCCTATGGGAACAATGCTCCCATTATATCTAACGTGTCGAATTCACCTTTCACTCCTACTCCGAGTGATTCCGTATTCTTCCGGGCAACCGTTACTGATATCGAAACCGCAGTCAGCGCCGTTTGGCTGACTTTTCGGTTGAACTCTTCCTTATCCTACGATTCCCTTCCAATGACAAGCGGCGATAATCGTTCCTATTCGGTAGTCGCCGGGCCATTTCCTCCGAGCCAATCGCAAGTAAGTAATACGATTCGTTACATCGTTCATGCCCGCGATTCGGAGGGAGCAGTTGCGGCATTCAATGAGCGTTCGTTTACCGTTGCGATAACGAACTCCGAGAAATATCAACGGATCATTGCTTATCCCGATTCTTTCCTCTATAGAACGATTTCGTTGGAAGGACAATTAGTTTACGTTGCGGGTCGTCCAACTTCATCCGGCAGTCACCGAACCGATGCCTATCTCGTCGATACCACTACTTGTATCGGTTTGTACATCAGCGAAAGGGATGCACCAGAAACATTTTTCGGGATGGTGCGGGGAGCCTATGTCCGAATGAATGCATCTGTAACAACGTATAATGGATATTTAGAAATAAACGGTTCAAATACTTTTACAGTATTGGACACCCTTCCCCTTCCGCGTCCCATACCAATCCAAACCGGCGATACAACCGCGCAAAGACACTTATACCAAACTGGGAACCCACTGTATTACACATCAGGAAGTTGGATACAAACAACAGGTACGATTGTATCGGTAGATTCCGGTGTGGGCGGTGGAACCAATATTTTACTCGACGACAGCACCGGCTCGCTATTACTGCGAGTATGGAATTACACCGGTTTAACGCGTGTGCTTACCGCCAGCGGTGATTCTATTCCA
It includes:
- a CDS encoding T9SS type A sorting domain-containing protein — encoded protein: MIVQLTTCKRIFAVVLLLILSSVSFSQIYTVHQIQYNPSNPGGPSPYVYQHLRIAAIVTGVGVNTGAGGTRSFFVQDRDTTGYHGLLTRTTRELTFNEGDSVFLTGTVVEWNGQTQLNIFTTDTIMALQLDVWEPLPANVTVSSIAVAFTAEPFEGMLVKVSNVRVTAVATDGVTISDGTSSINVKGFGVGGRWNLPLMVGDSLQSITGNLRQMTPTTYQLEPRSDIDFESYGNNAPIISNVSNSPFTPTPSDSVFFRATVTDIETAVSAVWLTFRLNSSLSYDSLPMTSGDNRSYSVVAGPFPPSQSQVSNTIRYIVHARDSEGAVAAFNERSFTVAITNSEKYQRIIAYPDSFLYRTISLEGQLVYVAGRPTSSGSHRTDAYLVDTTTCIGLYISERDAPETFFGMVRGAYVRMNASVTTYNGYLEINGSNTFTVLDTLPLPRPIPIQTGDTTAQRHLYQTGNPLYYTSGSWIQTTGTIVSVDSGVGGGTNILLDDSTGSLLLRVWNYTGLTRVLTASGDSIPLTELVGRTYTIRGVAAVYNSDFHLLAGYVEDFIEQGSSAPEQEITFLPQTLTIEKIYPNPLNAAVSIAYSLSRPENVTITIFDVSGREIESFVRNHPTAGLFYFHWNASTLPSGSYLCRMQTANSSISRRITIVK